From a single Methanofollis sp. W23 genomic region:
- a CDS encoding metal-dependent transcriptional regulator: MNSSVREDCLEAVLTLVQEHQRPVTEREIDEVVEAASSEVTTAVRVLAEEGYLRNEDGGYLLTPPGHDAAEVVLRKHRVLECFLHEMLGMDVGAASKEACILEHAVSDEAIDRLSSYIEDPHGDLPPARRGLRHRRGPRAAACPVGATPNGRRPLLDCSEGETVKVAVIQCIGRNRRLIDLGLIPGREIAVRRKLHNNALVVGVMGADIALSPEVASTIFVERTG, translated from the coding sequence ATGAATTCTTCCGTCCGGGAAGACTGTCTTGAGGCGGTCCTCACTCTGGTGCAGGAACATCAGCGCCCTGTCACCGAAAGAGAGATCGACGAGGTGGTGGAGGCGGCTTCATCGGAGGTCACGACTGCAGTCAGGGTGCTGGCCGAGGAAGGATACCTCAGAAACGAGGACGGCGGCTATCTGCTGACCCCGCCAGGACACGATGCCGCGGAGGTGGTGTTGAGAAAGCACCGGGTACTGGAGTGTTTTCTCCATGAGATGCTCGGAATGGACGTCGGTGCTGCCTCAAAAGAAGCCTGCATCCTTGAACATGCCGTCTCAGACGAGGCCATCGACCGTCTCTCCTCATATATCGAGGACCCGCATGGCGATCTGCCCCCGGCGCGCCGGGGACTACGGCACCGGCGCGGCCCCAGGGCCGCCGCCTGCCCGGTAGGTGCCACGCCCAATGGACGCCGCCCTCTCCTGGACTGTTCGGAGGGAGAGACCGTGAAGGTCGCCGTAATCCAGTGCATCGGCCGGAACAGGCGGCTTATCGACCTTGGACTCATCCCCGGACGCGAGATCGCAGTCCGGCGTAAACTCCACAACAACGCCCTCGTGGTCGGGGTGATGGGCGCCGACATCGCCCTCTCTCCTGAAGTCGCATCGACCATCTTTGTGGAGAGAACAGGATGA
- the feoB gene encoding ferrous iron transport protein B, which translates to MRCALVGNPSVGKSLIFNQLTGLGVEVSNYPGTTVELMQGTLCYHQSSIEVIDLPGVYSLDGGSVEEELVRTYLMTESPEVIVAVLDATRLERNLYLLLQVAEYGIPTVVVLNMTDEAAAQGISIDRVRLSTLLGGLPVIETAATEGKNVDEIIPAVLSEAKTATLSVPYNPQVEAGIRSLEKLYGASRLQVLQALQGIGDDPVLLEGAQTIADEIEARNHMAPDQIIAANRYLCARRIIESVVGAQEPDRRFSLDRLLTKAFPGIPILVLVLLSMLITVFIAGSFLEELIVENFNLYIIDPFLALGLPPLAETLGHAALLAVVAGLGIAFPFVFIFYILLSIIEDSGYMTRAAFLADRAMHHLGLHGGALIPMVMAFGCNVPAVMAAGQMRSGREKTIAAFLITMVPCSARTVIIAGIVAAFVGIGAALSVYLIVMALILLTGYVLAKYIPGGQYGMILEMAPLRRPDPILVLRKSWERIKEFLFIAMPLLLVGSIVLGALDYFGYVGAFSTAVAPISEGVLGLPAYASTALLFGILRKEMAFETLAVLAGTTDLAAVMTSVQLYTFAVISVLFVPCISTIAVLLKQVGTKITLAVSAYTIMLGFFIGAIIHLITGLV; encoded by the coding sequence ATGAGGTGTGCGCTTGTCGGGAACCCGAGCGTCGGCAAATCGCTCATCTTCAACCAGCTCACCGGGCTCGGGGTTGAAGTAAGCAACTATCCAGGGACCACCGTCGAGTTGATGCAGGGGACACTCTGCTATCACCAGTCCTCGATCGAAGTCATCGACCTCCCTGGGGTCTATTCTCTGGACGGCGGTTCGGTCGAAGAAGAACTGGTCAGGACCTACCTGATGACCGAGTCCCCGGAAGTCATTGTCGCCGTCCTCGACGCGACCAGGCTTGAGCGTAACCTCTACCTCCTCCTTCAGGTGGCTGAATATGGGATCCCGACCGTCGTTGTCCTGAACATGACCGACGAAGCCGCGGCCCAGGGGATCTCCATCGACCGCGTACGTCTTTCCACCCTCCTCGGGGGCCTGCCAGTCATCGAGACCGCTGCCACCGAAGGGAAAAATGTGGACGAGATCATCCCGGCGGTCCTGAGCGAAGCAAAGACCGCCACCCTCTCGGTCCCATACAACCCCCAGGTCGAGGCCGGGATCAGGAGCCTGGAGAAACTCTATGGAGCCTCCAGGCTCCAGGTCCTCCAGGCCCTCCAGGGGATCGGGGACGACCCTGTCCTCCTTGAAGGGGCGCAGACGATCGCAGACGAGATCGAGGCCAGAAACCATATGGCCCCCGACCAGATCATCGCCGCAAACCGGTATCTCTGTGCCCGTCGGATCATCGAATCCGTCGTCGGCGCTCAAGAACCCGACCGACGATTCTCTCTCGACCGTCTCCTGACGAAGGCCTTTCCAGGCATCCCGATCCTGGTGTTGGTCCTTCTTTCGATGCTGATCACGGTCTTTATCGCCGGATCGTTCCTTGAAGAACTGATCGTCGAGAATTTCAACCTCTATATCATCGATCCGTTCCTTGCCCTCGGTCTCCCTCCACTTGCGGAGACTCTCGGCCATGCCGCCCTTCTTGCGGTCGTGGCAGGGCTTGGGATCGCCTTCCCGTTCGTCTTCATCTTCTACATCCTCCTCTCGATCATCGAGGACTCAGGCTACATGACCAGGGCCGCCTTCCTTGCCGACCGGGCAATGCACCACCTTGGGCTTCACGGGGGCGCCCTCATCCCGATGGTAATGGCCTTTGGGTGCAATGTCCCTGCGGTCATGGCGGCCGGGCAGATGCGGAGCGGCCGGGAAAAGACCATCGCCGCTTTTCTTATCACGATGGTTCCCTGCTCGGCAAGGACCGTGATCATCGCCGGGATCGTCGCCGCCTTTGTAGGGATAGGTGCGGCCCTCTCAGTTTACCTCATCGTCATGGCGCTCATCCTGCTCACCGGGTATGTCCTTGCGAAGTACATCCCTGGTGGGCAGTACGGCATGATCCTCGAGATGGCCCCTCTCCGCCGTCCAGACCCGATCCTTGTGCTGCGCAAGTCGTGGGAGCGGATCAAGGAGTTCCTCTTTATCGCCATGCCTCTCCTCCTGGTCGGGAGTATCGTCCTTGGGGCGCTGGACTATTTCGGGTATGTCGGCGCCTTCTCCACGGCGGTCGCCCCCATCTCAGAAGGGGTGCTCGGTCTCCCGGCCTATGCATCCACCGCCCTCCTCTTTGGGATCCTCAGGAAGGAGATGGCTTTCGAGACGCTTGCGGTCCTGGCCGGGACGACCGACCTTGCCGCGGTGATGACCTCTGTGCAGCTCTACACCTTTGCCGTGATCAGCGTCCTCTTCGTTCCCTGCATCTCCACCATCGCCGTCCTCCTCAAACAGGTGGGGACCAAGATCACACTTGCAGTGTCGGCATACACGATCATGCTTGGATTTTTTATCGGTGCGATCATACATCTGATCACAGGTTTGGTCTGA
- a CDS encoding ADP-ribosylation factor-like protein has translation MIRTGILAFDRMIGGGVPEGKSALFSLGMGVEGQQFMFSTLRCARVQGHRCLVVIPYATGPAFLSGTRGTPYEIRGGEGLYFLDSHVFEEIDALRTATPESEARAWEERIDMVLQEYSIDAVFLYPNRLCDTLGTARTLRLFADLCAMRKVTLFVEYLNLYNACHLRDMLDAVPFDLVVTAGEGFGGHMFLSTFRVEEVSWRDVPPRPLPFVVHGDGRLVPQIPKIVVTGPVDAGKTTFIRTVSKRWVSSEREGVSSTPTTVAMDFGNPAVTCSGFEVNLFGTPGQEHFGPIIRHLLTNATGVVFMVDGSGDGDLEGARGMLAPVLALGAPFVVGVNVKDLPLRTDDGEVREVLGVPEETPVISFSAQRLDEATAVVDALVELIVRGKSME, from the coding sequence ATGATCAGGACAGGCATTCTGGCCTTTGATAGGATGATCGGCGGCGGGGTTCCTGAGGGGAAGAGCGCCCTCTTTTCCCTTGGCATGGGGGTGGAAGGACAACAGTTCATGTTCAGCACCCTCAGGTGCGCAAGGGTGCAGGGGCACCGTTGCTTGGTCGTGATCCCCTATGCCACCGGGCCCGCATTCCTTTCCGGGACCAGGGGAACCCCATACGAGATCAGGGGGGGAGAGGGGTTGTACTTCCTGGACTCTCACGTCTTCGAGGAGATCGATGCCCTCCGTACGGCGACTCCTGAGAGTGAGGCCAGGGCATGGGAAGAGCGGATCGATATGGTGCTGCAAGAGTATTCCATTGATGCGGTCTTCCTGTACCCGAACCGTCTCTGTGATACCCTCGGAACGGCCCGGACACTCAGGCTCTTTGCCGACCTCTGTGCCATGCGAAAGGTGACGCTCTTTGTGGAGTATCTCAACCTGTATAATGCCTGTCATCTCAGGGACATGCTGGATGCGGTGCCCTTCGACCTGGTGGTGACCGCTGGCGAGGGGTTTGGGGGCCATATGTTCCTGAGCACTTTCAGGGTGGAGGAGGTCTCGTGGAGAGACGTCCCACCCCGCCCCCTCCCTTTTGTGGTCCATGGGGACGGGCGCCTGGTTCCGCAGATCCCGAAGATCGTCGTGACCGGTCCGGTGGATGCTGGGAAGACCACTTTCATCAGGACGGTCTCGAAGCGGTGGGTCTCCTCTGAACGGGAGGGAGTTTCAAGTACGCCGACGACGGTTGCGATGGACTTTGGAAACCCTGCAGTGACATGTAGCGGTTTTGAGGTCAATCTCTTCGGCACCCCAGGACAGGAGCACTTCGGGCCGATCATCAGGCACCTGCTTACCAACGCCACCGGGGTCGTCTTCATGGTGGACGGGTCGGGAGACGGGGATCTAGAGGGGGCGCGCGGGATGCTGGCGCCTGTGCTGGCCCTCGGTGCTCCCTTTGTCGTGGGCGTAAATGTAAAAGACCTCCCCCTGAGGACCGACGACGGAGAGGTGCGTGAGGTGCTCGGTGTGCCTGAAGAAACGCCGGTCATCTCGTTCTCGGCACAGCGGCTCGACGAGGCGACGGCCGTGGTCGACGCCCTCGTGGAATTGATCGTCCGCGGAAAATCTATGGAGTGA
- the dph5 gene encoding diphthine synthase, translating into MLTFIGLGLFDEHDVSVKGLEQIRRADYVFLESYTSVLTGTTLERMEDLFGKKIQTLARDDVEGHPEDFLRLALDTDVAFLTAGDPMVSTTHIDLRIRAERMGVRTSIVHGASIVSAVCGLTGLQNYRFGKSCSLPFPYGKWAPKTPIEVIEQNMAENLHTLVYLDIQPERYMRVPEAVVLLEEMAAERGLSIPLYVGVARAGSPAPVVAAGNAADLAGVDFGGPLHILVVPAALHLMEQEYLKTFAGL; encoded by the coding sequence ATGCTGACATTTATTGGGCTTGGTCTCTTTGATGAGCATGATGTGTCGGTCAAGGGGCTGGAGCAGATCCGGCGGGCCGACTATGTATTTCTTGAATCATATACCTCGGTCCTGACCGGGACGACCCTTGAGAGGATGGAGGACCTCTTTGGGAAGAAGATACAGACGCTGGCCAGGGACGATGTCGAGGGCCATCCTGAAGATTTTCTCAGGCTTGCGCTCGACACAGATGTTGCCTTCCTTACGGCGGGCGACCCCATGGTCTCGACGACACATATCGATCTGCGGATCAGGGCCGAAAGGATGGGGGTCAGGACTTCGATTGTCCATGGGGCTTCGATCGTGAGTGCGGTCTGTGGGCTTACCGGGCTGCAGAACTATCGTTTCGGGAAGTCGTGCTCTTTGCCGTTCCCCTATGGGAAATGGGCGCCCAAGACCCCGATCGAGGTGATCGAGCAGAACATGGCCGAGAACCTCCACACACTCGTCTATCTTGACATCCAGCCTGAGCGGTATATGCGAGTCCCTGAAGCGGTGGTGCTCCTCGAGGAAATGGCTGCCGAACGCGGTCTTTCAATCCCCCTCTATGTGGGGGTGGCTAGGGCGGGTTCGCCCGCGCCGGTGGTCGCGGCCGGGAATGCGGCCGACCTGGCTGGAGTGGACTTCGGCGGTCCGCTTCATATCCTTGTCGTTCCGGCAGCACTCCATCTTATGGAACAGGAATATCTCAAGACCTTTGCTGGCCTATGA
- a CDS encoding DUF357 domain-containing protein, with product MSSSLHDALDADLSVVSPAPPEGSAHARVCACVLRMVSSYLSDGTVFAGRGDLVNAHASFAYAYGWLDAGAHLGLYHGRTVPMDYDFVTSTGPDLRAHLEEKTARYEHLLVEATGSVSPAPDSETPMYRAACEVADTGGVALARGQGCAGDGRLEEALGWYSYGYGWLDAGVQAGLFVILGRRDIFTV from the coding sequence ATGAGTTCGTCGTTGCACGATGCCCTTGACGCCGACCTTTCTGTGGTTTCTCCTGCCCCTCCAGAGGGGTCGGCTCATGCGAGAGTCTGCGCCTGTGTTCTCAGGATGGTCTCCTCATATCTCTCTGACGGGACAGTCTTTGCGGGCAGGGGCGACCTGGTCAATGCCCATGCCAGTTTTGCCTATGCATATGGGTGGCTGGACGCCGGTGCCCATCTTGGGCTGTACCATGGGCGGACGGTGCCCATGGACTATGACTTTGTCACCTCGACCGGTCCCGACCTCCGTGCCCATCTTGAGGAGAAGACTGCACGCTATGAACACCTCCTTGTCGAGGCGACCGGTTCGGTCTCCCCGGCCCCCGATTCAGAGACCCCGATGTACAGAGCAGCCTGTGAGGTCGCCGATACTGGCGGAGTTGCCCTGGCACGGGGACAAGGGTGTGCAGGGGACGGACGGTTGGAAGAAGCACTTGGCTGGTATTCGTACGGGTACGGGTGGCTTGATGCCGGGGTGCAGGCTGGTCTTTTTGTAATCCTGGGGCGAAGAGATATCTTTACCGTATGA
- a CDS encoding flippase-like domain-containing protein, whose amino-acid sequence MKRSQWKWLAVSLGFSSVVLVLVLYFTFDERTLTYLSRLNPWYLLIALLAHILALGIWALRMKVLSRSLGYRVGLFGCLNAVFANLLIAGITPSQAGGEPVRVHELYRSGVKLGDATAVVIMERILDAIVLVAISIISMLLLGQQWRDIGSGQSGLIYGSWVVIASFVLLLLYLFKNPHVLKGWLKRISLWLDRRKRKRNAEKLSAFLARIDSEVDNFHESLGMFVSRGKVGLIAGMGCTALFWIIEFVIASVILMGLGEEPFFVESFIAQILIALLMMIPLTPGGSGIAEVSATSIYGIFVDPAIVGVFVLLWRMIFYYFNIFVGLVASIGILKREVKRL is encoded by the coding sequence ATGAAGAGATCGCAGTGGAAGTGGCTTGCTGTTTCGCTTGGGTTCAGCAGTGTCGTGCTCGTCCTTGTCCTGTACTTCACCTTCGACGAGAGGACGCTGACCTATCTCTCCAGGTTGAACCCCTGGTATCTCTTGATTGCCCTCCTCGCCCACATTCTGGCCCTCGGGATCTGGGCGCTCAGGATGAAGGTCCTCTCCAGGTCGCTCGGGTACCGCGTGGGACTGTTTGGCTGTCTCAACGCCGTATTTGCAAACCTGCTCATCGCCGGGATCACCCCCTCGCAGGCCGGGGGCGAACCGGTACGAGTCCATGAACTCTACCGTTCAGGAGTGAAACTTGGCGACGCCACGGCGGTGGTGATCATGGAGCGGATCCTGGACGCCATCGTCCTTGTGGCCATCAGCATCATCTCGATGCTCCTGCTGGGCCAGCAGTGGCGGGATATCGGCTCAGGGCAGTCAGGGCTGATCTATGGGTCCTGGGTGGTCATCGCCTCGTTTGTCCTGCTCCTGCTCTACCTGTTCAAAAATCCCCATGTGCTGAAGGGGTGGCTGAAGAGGATTTCGCTCTGGTTGGACCGGAGGAAGAGGAAGCGGAACGCGGAAAAACTGAGTGCGTTCCTTGCCAGGATCGACAGCGAGGTCGACAACTTCCACGAGAGTCTGGGGATGTTTGTGAGCCGTGGAAAGGTGGGACTTATTGCAGGGATGGGGTGCACCGCGCTCTTCTGGATCATCGAATTTGTCATTGCTTCGGTCATCCTGATGGGCCTGGGGGAAGAGCCGTTCTTTGTGGAGTCGTTTATCGCCCAGATCCTCATTGCCCTCCTGATGATGATCCCGCTCACGCCCGGGGGGTCAGGGATTGCAGAGGTGAGCGCCACCTCGATCTATGGGATCTTTGTAGATCCCGCGATTGTCGGTGTCTTTGTCCTTCTCTGGCGGATGATATTCTATTATTTCAACATCTTTGTGGGTCTTGTGGCGAGCATCGGGATCCTCAAGCGTGAGGTCAAGAGGCTCTGA
- a CDS encoding bifunctional nuclease family protein → MGVMDASVRGVFFTTSAGGAVPAVLLNLPSGKTLPIYIGLWEAISINNALNDDLLPRPGTHDLFVAMLESYGITVRGLTIDDLRDGVFYATLASSREEGEESLDCRPSDGIAIALRAGAPIAIEEVVAEKAGVEEEELPDFVDLSTYLS, encoded by the coding sequence ATGGGAGTCATGGACGCGAGTGTACGAGGGGTGTTCTTCACCACCAGTGCTGGCGGGGCAGTACCTGCGGTCCTGTTGAACCTGCCCTCCGGGAAGACGTTGCCGATCTATATCGGGTTGTGGGAGGCGATCTCGATCAACAATGCGCTCAACGACGATCTTCTCCCGAGGCCGGGGACTCATGACCTCTTTGTGGCGATGCTGGAGTCGTACGGGATCACAGTGAGAGGGCTCACCATCGACGACCTGCGGGACGGCGTCTTCTATGCCACCCTTGCCTCGTCGCGGGAGGAGGGGGAGGAGAGTCTGGACTGCCGGCCGAGCGACGGGATCGCGATCGCTCTCAGGGCAGGGGCACCGATCGCGATTGAGGAGGTGGTGGCCGAGAAGGCGGGGGTTGAAGAGGAGGAACTCCCTGATTTCGTTGATCTCTCGACCTATCTCTCGTGA
- the hisE gene encoding phosphoribosyl-ATP diphosphatase, producing MKNQAVLEELWSVINDRAAHPSPDSYVSSLLTHRKGIDKPLEKVGEEATEFILAVKNGEDNRTIEEGADLLFHFLVALKAAEIDIEDVLGELAARRK from the coding sequence ATGAAAAACCAGGCAGTCCTTGAAGAACTCTGGAGTGTCATCAATGATCGGGCCGCCCATCCCTCGCCCGACTCCTATGTCAGTTCACTTCTCACCCACCGGAAAGGGATCGACAAACCCCTTGAAAAGGTAGGAGAAGAGGCGACCGAGTTCATCCTTGCCGTCAAGAACGGAGAAGATAACCGGACCATCGAAGAAGGTGCCGATCTCCTCTTCCATTTCCTTGTCGCCCTCAAAGCGGCAGAGATCGATATCGAGGACGTCCTCGGTGAACTGGCGGCACGAAGAAAATAA
- a CDS encoding NusA-like transcription termination signal-binding factor, translated as MERSIGFKERRYIEELRILTKSVAYDCLIDDRFDRVIYVIKPGDMGLAIGKKGENIRKMQKVLGKRIEMVEYAEDRGGFIANILRPAEVKEIRTDELTGKLEIVIQKKSELGIAIGKGGSTVEKARLLVRRFFGDEIGEIIPPVEEEVPQA; from the coding sequence ATGGAACGGAGTATTGGATTTAAAGAGAGAAGATACATCGAGGAACTCCGCATTCTCACCAAATCAGTGGCATATGACTGCCTCATCGACGACCGGTTCGACCGGGTGATCTACGTGATCAAACCCGGTGACATGGGCCTTGCCATCGGAAAAAAAGGTGAAAACATCAGAAAAATGCAGAAAGTCCTCGGGAAGCGGATCGAGATGGTCGAATACGCCGAAGACAGGGGGGGGTTCATCGCAAATATCCTCAGACCTGCGGAGGTCAAAGAAATCAGGACCGACGAATTGACCGGCAAACTCGAGATTGTGATACAAAAAAAGAGCGAACTCGGGATCGCAATCGGCAAAGGCGGCAGCACCGTGGAAAAAGCAAGGCTCCTGGTCAGACGTTTCTTCGGTGACGAAATCGGCGAGATCATCCCTCCCGTTGAAGAGGAGGTGCCGCAGGCATGA
- a CDS encoding MBL fold metallo-hydrolase: MYTITEVYNNIPFDPALRTAKGFSCYIEEAALLFDTGGDPAILSANLKTLGIDPADIQTLVLSHDHWDHVGGLQAVLGRNPDLTVCIPDTFSEKTRVAVAAAGTVVVIDGWQELAPGLFTTGPCGEHPAEQSLALRTEQGYLLVTGCAHPHIGEIIRSVGNHGPVMGAIGGFHSVSDDDLDVLTTLVYLSPSHCTEGIETIREINTRAFKQGGAGQRHRFS; encoded by the coding sequence ATGTACACAATCACCGAGGTCTACAACAACATCCCCTTCGACCCGGCGCTCAGGACTGCCAAAGGCTTCTCATGTTACATCGAAGAGGCCGCCCTCCTCTTTGATACCGGCGGCGACCCCGCCATCCTCTCGGCCAACCTGAAGACACTCGGGATAGACCCTGCCGACATCCAGACCCTCGTCCTCTCCCACGACCACTGGGACCATGTCGGCGGGCTCCAGGCAGTCCTCGGCCGCAACCCCGACCTCACCGTCTGCATCCCCGACACCTTCTCGGAAAAGACCAGAGTGGCGGTGGCCGCGGCAGGCACCGTCGTGGTCATCGACGGGTGGCAGGAACTGGCGCCAGGCCTCTTCACCACCGGGCCATGCGGCGAGCATCCTGCTGAGCAGTCACTCGCCCTCAGGACCGAGCAGGGCTACCTCCTCGTCACCGGGTGTGCTCATCCCCACATCGGCGAGATCATCAGGAGCGTCGGGAACCATGGCCCGGTCATGGGCGCGATCGGCGGGTTCCACTCAGTCTCTGATGACGACCTTGACGTCCTCACAACTCTCGTCTATCTCTCTCCATCACACTGTACAGAAGGAATAGAGACAATCAGAGAGATAAATACCAGAGCATTCAAGCAAGGAGGGGCGGGCCAGCGACACCGGTTTTCCTGA
- a CDS encoding SIMPL domain-containing protein (The SIMPL domain is named for its presence in mouse protein SIMPL (signalling molecule that associates with mouse pelle-like kinase). Bacterial member BP26, from Brucella, was shown to assemble into a channel-like structure, while YggE from E. coli has been associated with resistance to oxidative stress.): MRTRTFVLCTALMVLVAACVWSASAAVAPNTTDERLIHASGTGEVTTTPDRAVISFGVETKDTDPKAAQAANSQAMNKVINAIKAAGIASEDLKTTGYNIWAEEPDNDKPFRSKAVIYHVTNTLQVTLKDVDRAGEIIDIAVANDVNRVNGLYFTLSPEKEQTLRADALTQAVTHARADADAVATAAGVTITGTKEITIGGTYVPYYERSFNAPMAMDAGARMPTPIEVGEAKVTASVSVSYLCA, translated from the coding sequence ATGCGTACGCGCACATTCGTCCTCTGTACCGCTCTCATGGTGCTCGTGGCCGCCTGCGTCTGGAGCGCCAGCGCCGCAGTCGCCCCCAACACCACTGACGAGCGGCTCATCCACGCCTCAGGTACCGGCGAAGTGACGACGACTCCCGACCGGGCCGTCATCTCCTTCGGCGTCGAGACCAAGGACACCGACCCGAAAGCCGCCCAGGCGGCAAACAGCCAGGCGATGAACAAGGTGATCAACGCCATCAAGGCCGCAGGGATCGCCTCTGAAGACCTCAAGACCACCGGCTACAACATCTGGGCCGAAGAACCCGACAACGACAAGCCGTTCAGGAGCAAGGCAGTGATCTACCATGTCACCAACACCCTCCAGGTCACCCTCAAGGACGTGGACCGGGCCGGTGAGATCATCGACATTGCCGTTGCAAACGACGTTAACCGTGTCAACGGGCTGTATTTCACCCTCAGCCCAGAGAAAGAACAGACACTCAGGGCCGACGCACTCACCCAGGCCGTCACCCATGCACGGGCAGACGCCGACGCCGTGGCGACCGCCGCAGGCGTGACCATCACCGGGACAAAAGAGATCACCATCGGCGGCACCTATGTCCCGTACTATGAGCGCAGCTTCAACGCACCAATGGCAATGGACGCTGGTGCCAGAATGCCGACTCCGATCGAGGTCGGCGAGGCGAAGGTCACGGCATCAGTCTCCGTCTCATATCTCTGTGCCTGA
- a CDS encoding FKBP-type peptidyl-prolyl cis-trans isomerase gives MERAAEGDLVLVEYTGTLEDGTVFDHSEAPQEVTIGEGMVNPAFEEALVGMAPGETKTIFLPAKRAYGPYKRRLVFRIRRKKLNLPEEPVPGGIARVSLKNGKSSLVTIKEVTERWVVVDANHPLAGKDLTFTLILREIKRPV, from the coding sequence ATGGAGAGGGCAGCAGAGGGCGATCTCGTCCTTGTCGAATATACTGGCACCCTTGAGGACGGCACCGTCTTCGACCACTCTGAGGCACCGCAAGAAGTGACCATCGGTGAGGGGATGGTCAACCCGGCCTTTGAGGAAGCACTGGTCGGGATGGCCCCTGGAGAGACCAAGACCATTTTCCTCCCGGCAAAAAGGGCTTATGGTCCGTACAAGAGAAGACTGGTCTTCAGGATCAGGCGCAAGAAACTCAACCTCCCTGAAGAACCGGTCCCCGGAGGGATCGCGAGAGTCAGTCTCAAGAACGGGAAGAGTTCGCTGGTCACGATCAAGGAGGTGACCGAGCGCTGGGTGGTCGTGGACGCCAACCACCCCCTTGCTGGCAAGGATCTCACCTTCACCCTTATCCTCAGAGAGATCAAGAGGCCGGTATAA
- the msrB gene encoding peptide-methionine (R)-S-oxide reductase MsrB, translating into MDEVRIYDAASGTVRTVARCRLTEDEWRQRLMPEAFRVAREGGTEPPFTGKYHAWKLGGVYRCVCCGTDLFLSEAKFDSGTGWPSFRAPVSELNIATRKDMRYGMVRTEVLCSRCGAHLGHVFEDGPPPIGLRYCINSASLVFTER; encoded by the coding sequence ATGGACGAGGTCAGGATCTATGACGCCGCCTCGGGGACGGTGAGGACGGTGGCACGGTGCCGGCTCACAGAGGACGAGTGGCGGCAGCGACTCATGCCAGAGGCCTTCAGGGTCGCCAGAGAGGGGGGCACCGAACCGCCATTCACCGGAAAATACCATGCCTGGAAGTTGGGGGGGGTTTACCGCTGTGTCTGCTGCGGCACCGACCTCTTTCTCTCAGAGGCGAAGTTCGACTCTGGCACCGGGTGGCCGAGTTTCCGGGCGCCGGTCTCTGAATTGAACATCGCGACACGAAAAGATATGCGTTATGGCATGGTGCGGACTGAAGTGCTCTGCTCGCGGTGCGGTGCCCATCTTGGCCATGTCTTCGAGGACGGTCCGCCGCCGATCGGTCTGCGCTATTGCATCAACTCCGCCTCCCTGGTCTTCACCGAAAGGTGA